The Trichoplusia ni isolate ovarian cell line Hi5 chromosome 17, tn1, whole genome shotgun sequence genome includes a region encoding these proteins:
- the LOC113502336 gene encoding ATP-binding cassette sub-family G member 5 has protein sequence MIGSDYTLELCNVFHSGQVEPGSFFQRLIGGVKTGIILKDVSFTTHSGEVTAILGSKGSGKRALLDVIARRVPAKGHILLEGVPLENEQFNSTCALVRHNTRLLPGLSVQQTLALSLTKISGYLKSSKVKQVMADLALSNVAHKCVTNLTKSEYRRLVIGVQLIRDPIILLLDEPTWDLDPLNTYLVISILSNAAKKYGTAIILTMEKPRSDVFPFLDRVVYLCLGDVVYAGPTRNLLDYFGSIGFPCPQLENPLMYYLCLSTVDRRSRERFIESNHQIAALVEKFKLEGQGIMQGNLHENNRIVNPNKIQLNYGKPGGMRVIWMLYLRLLASIFNLKKNGMKQMFMRLFALPMYFFILWIFYNEAKDYQRAFITKSGLIFNAMVGTYFISIMNTICLYSPYRTRYYQESQEGLYSGASLLLSWNLVSLPFSFLSTLASAAVIYPILSDISENLDFVYFALALWSCYVYAEQQAMAVMMFVKNGLIAGIVNIYITCIYIMLASGVLRSYKGFEEWLYYLTYITHTRYASIFMHRNIFKQPTFNILPYSDQENCTSTITNLIQTSSNLNTNSNANCRYASGRAFLTERFSSKNFNGDIFQSGDFDPEFNLGVSFAFSVGIMVFNKFLYLMPLPGYITDKFRE, from the exons atgaTTGGAAGTGATTATACGTTGGAGTTGTGTAATGTTTTTCATTCGGGACAG GTGGAACCGGGCAGCTTTTTCCAGCGCCTAATAGGTGGCGTGAAGACCGGGATCATCCTCAAAGATGTGTCATTCACTACGCACAGCGGCGAGGTCACTGCCATACTCGGGTCAAAAG gtAGTGGTAAACGTGCCCTTCTTGACGTCATCGCTCGCCGTGTCCCAGCCAAAGGCCACATCTTGCTAGAAGGTGTTCCCCTCGAGAATGAGCAGTTTAACAGCACGTGTGCCCTCGTGAGGCACAACACACGCCTCCTGCCTGGACTCAGCGTGCAGCAGACACTTGCATTATCACTCACCAAG ATTTCGGGCTACCTCAAGTCATCGAAAGTGAAGCAAGTTATGGCCGACTTAGCTTTATcaaat GTGGCCCACAAATGCGTAACAAACTTAACGAAGAGCGAATACAGAAGACTAGTGATTGGCGTGCAGTTAATACGAGATCCAA taattctGCTTCTCGACGAGCCTACTTGGGACCTGGATCCACTAAACACATATTTAGTAATATCCATACTATCAAACGCCGCGAAGAAGTATGGAACCGCTATCATTCTGACCATGGAGAAACCTAGATCAG ATGTGTTCCCGTTCTTGGACCGCGTGGTGTACCTGTGTCTCGGTGACGTGGTGTACGCGGGGCCCACGAGGAACCTTCTCGACTATTTCGGAAGTATTGGCTTCCCTTGCCCGCAACTTGAAAACCCTTTGATGTATTACC TATGCCTATCAACGGTGGACCGAAGATCACGGGAACGGTTCATAGAGTCCAACCACCAGATAGCAGCATTGGTGGAGAAGTTCAAACTGGAAGGCCAGGGCATCATGCAGGGGAACCTGCATGAGAACAACCGCATCGTCAACCCGAACAAGATACAACTCAACTACGGGAAGCCGGGCGGCATGAGGGTGATCTGGATGTTGTATCT ACGACTTTTGGCATCAATATTTAATCTGAAGAAAAACGGAATGAAGCAAATGTTCATGAGATTATTCGCGCTGCCGATGTATTTCTTCATTTTATGGATATTCTATAACGAGGCTAAG GATTACCAGAGAGCATTCATCACTAAGAGTGGACTGATATTTAACGCTATGGTGGGAACCTATTTCATCAGCATCATGAACACGATATGTTtat ACAGTCCGTACCGAACCCGTTACTACCAAGAGTCCCAGGAAGGCCTCTACAGCGGCGCCAGCCTCCTACTATCCTGGAACCTCGTCTCCTTGCCTTTCTCGTTCCTCAGCACGCTTGCCTCAGCTGCAGTCATATACCC GATCCTATCGGACATCTCGGAGAACTTGGACTTCGTATACTTCGCGCTGGCGCTGTGGTCGTGCTACGTGTACGCGGAGCAGCAAGCTATGGCCGTCATGATGTTCGTCAAGAACGGGCTCATCGCGGGCATCGTTAATATATATATCACCTGCATTTATATCATGCTGGCCAGTGGAGTGCTCAG ATCCTACAAAGGCTTCGAAGAATGGCTGTACTACCTAACCTACATCACCCACACACGCTACGCATCCATATTCATGCACCGGAACATATTCAAACAGCCAACCTTCAACATTCTGCCCTACAGCGACCAAGAGAACTGCACATCTACTATCACCAACCTGATCCAGACTTCTTCGAACCTCAATACTAATTCGAATGCTAACTGTAGGTACGCCAGTGGAAGGGCTTTTCTTACGGAACGCTTTTCGTCGAAAAACTTCAACGGTGACATTTTCCAATCTGGAGACTTCGATCCTGAGTTCAATTTGGGAGTTTCTTTCGCGTTCTCCGTTGGTATCatggtttttaataaattcttgtaTTTAATGCCTTTACCTGGATATATTACTGATAAGTttagagaataa